The region CACACCAACGACGCGGTCGACTCGCTGCTCGCGGGCTACGAAGGCTATCTCGTGGCCGACGCGCGTAGTCAACGACCACCTCTATGAGCGCGGCGACATCGTGGAGGTGAACTGCTGGGCCCACAGCCGCAGGTACTTCTTCAAGGCGATGGCGTCCGATCCCGAGCGCGCGGGCCAAGCCCTACGCATGCAGGGGCTGTTGTTCAAGATCGAGCGCAGCATCAAGGACGCGCCCCGCAAGAAGCGCGAAGCCATCCGGCAGAAGCACTCGGCGCCTGTCGTCGAACGCTTCTTCTCTGGTGCGATGCCGAGGTGGGAGCGCGCCCTCGAGGACACCCCACGATGCCGCGCGCTGCCTCTACGCCCCGGAACCAGCGCGTGGGCCTGAGCGTTTCTCACCGACGGCCGCCTGCCGCTCGAGAACAACATCAGCGAGCGCGAGCTCCGCCGGCAGGCCGTGGGCCGCAAGAACTGGCTCTTCGTCGGCAGCGACGACGCCGCTCACGTGAACGCCGCCTTCACCACGCTCCTCGCCAGCTGCCGCATGGTCGGCGTCGAGCCCTGGGAGTACCTGCGCGACCTGTTCTGCCTGCTCCCAGCCTGGCCTTCTCACCGCGTCCTCGAGCTGGCGCCCGCGTACTGGGCCGGCACGCGCGAACGCGAGGACGTGGTCGCCATGCTCGCTGCGGACCCCTACCGCGCCGCCACTCTCTGAGCACTGGGCGCCCGTCGGGCTGAAGCGCGGTCGTCAAGGACGCGTTCACCGAACGGATACGGATGAACTCGCGCGCCGCCGCTGCTGGGGTCTTGGTCGGTGAACTGAACGCCCAGGTCCACGTTCTCGTTGCCGCCGCTGGTGGGGATGATGGTGGTGGACTCGATGACCTCGCCCTGCGCGCTGATGAAGCGCAGCACCACGCCGCTGCCGCCGCGCAGGCAGCTCGCCCGCGTCGACGGTGTGCCAGGCGCCGCCGCTGCGCTGCACCGGGGTCCACGGGTTGTCCGCCGCGACGCCGTCGCCCGCCCGCGGAAGTCGATGCTGCGGATGGGGATGCGGTGGTTCATGGGCGCGATGCGCAGGTAGCTGGGGTTCGGTTGTTCACGCGCACGTGCACGTTGCCGCTCACCGGGCAGGCACACGGCGCGCGCTGCCTTCGTCGTTGGCGCCGCCGCCCACGGCCTCTGCCGCTTCGTTGGCGAGGTCGATGTGGAAGTGCCCGCCCGCGCACGGCGGGTTGCCCTCGATGGGGCAGAGGTCCGCGATCATCACCACCTCGGTGCCGTTGATGGTGTCGATCTCCAGCACTCACCGCACGACTCGCCCGCCGCGCCGCCGTAGGAGCTGCCGTTCCACGGCTCGGCGATGGCGCCCGTGACGCCGCTGCGCACGAAGGCGGGCAGGAAGTTCGCGTTGCGCGGGAACTCGCACCAGCCGGTGTCTCCGGCGTTGTAGGAGGTGAGCCGCACGCTCCCGCACGTCTCGCTGGGGGCGACGCCGCCGCCATCGCGCGGTGGGGTCATGCCGCCCGAGCCGTCGCCGCAGGCGAGTGAGGTGAGCGCGAGGACCAACGAGGCAGCGGGCAGGAAGCGCATCCCGCGAGTCTAGCGGCCTTGGAGGCGACGAAGCCAGAGTGGGGCTTTCGCAGATTGCTAGA is a window of Sandaracinaceae bacterium DNA encoding:
- a CDS encoding transposase, with amino-acid sequence MEVNCWAHSRRYFFKAMASDPERAGQALRMQGLLFKIERSIKDAPRKKREAIRQKHSAPVVERFFSGAMPRWERALEDTPRCRALPLRPGTSAWA
- a CDS encoding transposase domain-containing protein, whose product is MGRKNWLFVGSDDAAHVNAAFTTLLASCRMVGVEPWEYLRDLFCLLPAWPSHRVLELAPAYWAGTREREDVVAMLAADPYRAATL